In a single window of the Oecophyllibacter saccharovorans genome:
- a CDS encoding YqaE/Pmp3 family membrane protein: protein MLRVLIAFFAPWLTFFTIGRPIAGIVCLLLQVFLIGWPIAAIWAFMALRKYDLQTGAADALRHHG from the coding sequence ATGTTACGCGTTCTGATCGCTTTTTTTGCTCCCTGGCTGACTTTCTTTACGATTGGCCGTCCGATCGCCGGGATCGTGTGTCTGCTTCTGCAGGTTTTCCTGATCGGTTGGCCGATTGCCGCAATCTGGGCCTTCATGGCGCTGCGTAAATATGACCTGCAGACCGGTGCGGCTGATGCGTTGCGTCATCACGGCTGA
- the cydD gene encoding thiol reductant ABC exporter subunit CydD, with translation MPSSVLSTPSGGPVARKAADRNDGSPLPRELGKLGGLARRAAGLLGLAVGLGSFSAGLLITQMGLLARLVTDLAFRHQPVMQETRLICALAACALLRALVQTAADSASDQAALKVTSSLRLELLGHLFRVGPVGLAGQDSGRMATALSEGVEALRPYLARYIPRAAAMVVIPLLILAVVFRLDWISFLTLAITGPLIPFFMALVGYGAQAVMRKKWNELLLLGSAFLDMLQGLTTLRLFGEAQEGAALVARLAERHRSTTMEVMRVAFLTTAVLEFFSSLSIAAVAVFFGVRLLKASVPFETAFFVLLLAPEYFMPLRAFSASYHARQNAASAFTPLAEMAQLPEVRALEGPLTSQTNTLPVPGLEAVLMHNVSAGYAELVPQEGTMLSVPGPDVLKSVTACFSAASLTVVTGRSGAGKTTLFRLLMGLMPPRTGSMEGQIDKGENNEPGTVALSRIPVAWVPQSPYLMADSIAANLRLADPQASLAALMSVCAEAGALSFIEALPDGFDTVLGERGAPLSAGQIRRLALARALLPAPQLLLFDEPTADLDAENARQVCEAVKHAAHAPASPRIVIAISHRDDILQLADQVLQLSDGHLRKNDRVDKRAAEGGKA, from the coding sequence ATGCCGTCCTCCGTCCTCAGCACGCCATCCGGTGGCCCGGTCGCCCGCAAGGCGGCAGACCGGAATGACGGTTCCCCGCTTCCCAGGGAACTGGGCAAGCTGGGAGGCCTGGCCCGGCGCGCCGCAGGGTTGCTCGGACTGGCAGTAGGGCTTGGGAGCTTCAGCGCTGGACTGCTCATTACACAGATGGGCCTTCTGGCGCGGCTCGTGACCGATCTGGCTTTCCGCCACCAGCCGGTCATGCAGGAAACGCGACTGATCTGCGCACTGGCCGCCTGTGCCTTGCTGCGTGCCCTCGTGCAGACTGCCGCTGACAGCGCCAGTGACCAGGCGGCGCTGAAAGTCACCTCCTCTCTGCGCCTGGAACTGCTGGGGCATCTCTTCCGCGTTGGTCCGGTCGGTCTGGCAGGCCAGGACAGCGGCCGCATGGCAACCGCCCTTTCCGAAGGCGTGGAAGCCCTGCGTCCTTACCTGGCCCGCTACATTCCGCGCGCCGCTGCCATGGTGGTGATCCCGCTGCTCATCCTGGCCGTCGTCTTCCGTCTCGACTGGATCAGTTTTCTGACCCTGGCGATCACCGGCCCGCTTATTCCCTTCTTCATGGCGCTGGTCGGCTATGGCGCCCAGGCAGTGATGCGCAAGAAATGGAACGAGCTTCTGCTGCTTGGCTCGGCCTTTCTGGATATGCTGCAGGGCTTGACCACGCTGCGCCTGTTCGGCGAAGCGCAGGAAGGGGCAGCCCTGGTCGCCCGGCTGGCTGAGCGTCACCGCAGCACCACGATGGAGGTGATGCGCGTCGCTTTCCTGACGACGGCCGTGCTGGAGTTCTTCTCCAGTCTCTCCATCGCGGCTGTGGCTGTTTTTTTCGGCGTGCGGCTCCTCAAGGCCAGCGTGCCGTTTGAAACGGCTTTTTTCGTGTTGCTGCTTGCGCCGGAATACTTCATGCCCCTGCGCGCCTTCTCGGCCAGCTATCACGCGCGGCAGAATGCAGCCAGCGCCTTCACCCCCCTGGCAGAAATGGCCCAGTTGCCGGAAGTGCGCGCTCTTGAAGGCCCGCTCACTTCTCAGACCAACACCCTTCCCGTACCCGGGCTTGAGGCCGTGCTGATGCACAACGTTTCGGCAGGCTACGCGGAGCTTGTGCCCCAGGAAGGCACTATGCTGAGCGTGCCGGGGCCTGACGTGCTGAAAAGCGTGACAGCCTGTTTCTCTGCCGCCAGCCTCACTGTCGTGACGGGGCGCAGCGGCGCGGGCAAGACGACCCTGTTCCGCCTGCTGATGGGGCTGATGCCGCCCCGCACCGGCAGCATGGAAGGCCAGATTGACAAGGGGGAAAACAACGAGCCGGGAACCGTGGCTCTGAGCCGCATTCCGGTCGCCTGGGTGCCGCAGTCCCCTTATCTGATGGCAGACAGCATCGCTGCCAATCTGCGCCTTGCCGACCCGCAGGCTTCGCTCGCTGCCCTGATGTCTGTCTGTGCCGAAGCGGGTGCGCTTTCGTTTATCGAAGCCCTGCCTGACGGTTTCGATACGGTGCTGGGCGAGCGCGGCGCGCCCCTTTCAGCCGGGCAGATCCGTCGCCTGGCCCTGGCACGCGCCCTCCTCCCTGCCCCACAGCTGCTGCTGTTTGATGAACCGACCGCAGATCTGGATGCTGAAAACGCCCGTCAGGTCTGTGAAGCGGTGAAGCACGCAGCCCACGCTCCCGCCAGCCCGCGCATCGTGATCGCCATTTCCCACCGCGACGACATTCTGCAGCTGGCCGATCAGGTGCTGCAGCTGAGCGACGGGCACCTGCGGAAAAACGACAGAGTGGATAAGCGGGCTGCTGAAGGAGGCAAGGCGTGA
- a CDS encoding methionine ABC transporter ATP-binding protein, whose product MSQEAGAQEKAPDVLLAVEHVSRSFSTGASTPPVPALKDVSFTVRRGEVVGLIGRSGAGKSTLLRCLCALERPQEGRILFNGQDLAALPETRLIDVRRRIGLVFQHFNLLNSRNVAGNIALSLQIAGWPRARQKERVAELLKLVGLEGFERKYPSQLSGGQKQRVGIARALAAKPDLLLCDEATSALDPESTAAILNLLEEINRSLGLTIVLITHEMDVVKRFARRVLVLDHGSLVEDGTMMDFLRNRARNPALSPLLAEIQPQLPPTYSSRLAPLPVTFRPEAKDRAWEESWRELLTHSPGAQLIMRLVLDSRTAISPLFSDLDRRFEVETHLLQGGVGTIGEALAGDMIIGLTGHRVPETVRYLQERASGMEVLGYVPSDR is encoded by the coding sequence ATGAGCCAGGAGGCGGGAGCACAGGAAAAGGCTCCGGATGTATTGCTGGCAGTCGAGCATGTCTCGCGCAGTTTTAGCACCGGTGCCTCAACCCCGCCTGTGCCGGCCCTGAAGGACGTTTCCTTCACGGTGCGGCGTGGCGAGGTGGTGGGGCTGATCGGGCGGTCAGGCGCAGGCAAGTCCACATTGCTGCGCTGCCTGTGCGCGCTTGAGCGGCCGCAGGAAGGGCGCATCCTTTTCAACGGCCAGGACCTTGCCGCCCTGCCTGAAACCCGGCTGATCGACGTGCGACGCAGGATCGGGCTGGTCTTCCAGCATTTCAACCTGCTCAATTCGCGCAATGTCGCAGGCAACATCGCCCTCTCCCTGCAGATCGCAGGCTGGCCGCGCGCCAGGCAGAAGGAACGGGTGGCGGAGCTGCTGAAGCTGGTAGGGCTGGAAGGATTTGAGCGGAAATATCCCTCCCAGCTTTCAGGCGGACAGAAACAGCGCGTCGGTATCGCACGCGCCTTGGCTGCCAAGCCGGATCTGCTGCTCTGCGATGAAGCCACCTCGGCCTTGGACCCGGAATCAACAGCTGCGATTCTCAATCTGCTTGAGGAGATCAACCGTTCCCTGGGGCTGACGATCGTGCTCATCACCCATGAGATGGACGTCGTCAAACGCTTCGCGCGCCGGGTACTGGTGCTCGACCACGGCAGTCTGGTCGAAGACGGCACAATGATGGACTTCCTGCGCAACAGAGCCCGCAATCCCGCCCTATCGCCTCTGCTTGCAGAGATCCAACCCCAGCTGCCCCCAACCTACAGCAGTCGGCTGGCGCCTCTGCCCGTCACGTTCCGCCCGGAAGCGAAGGACAGGGCATGGGAAGAAAGCTGGCGTGAGCTCCTGACCCATAGCCCCGGCGCTCAACTGATAATGCGCCTGGTGCTCGACAGCCGCACGGCCATTTCTCCTCTCTTCTCTGATCTCGACCGTCGCTTCGAGGTGGAAACCCATCTCCTGCAGGGCGGCGTGGGAACGATCGGCGAGGCTCTGGCCGGCGACATGATCATCGGGCTGACCGGGCACCGGGTGCCCGAAACCGTGCGCTATCTGCAGGAACGCGCATCCGGCATGGAGGTTCTGGGCTATGTCCCCTCTGATCGTTAA
- a CDS encoding cytochrome ubiquinol oxidase subunit I: MDLINPQVVDLSRFQFALTALYHFMFVPLTLGLTFMLAAIETVYVITGRKIYKEMTQFWGGIFGINFALGVATGLTMEFEFGTNWSMYSHFFGDMFGTPLAIEGLMAFFLEATFVGLMFFGWHRLSKGAHLAVTYLVALGSNLSALWILVANGGMNLPVGGYFDPTTMRLQIDSFADVVFNPDAQAKFVHTSVAGYVCAAMLIMGISAFYILRRRHMELALRSFRMATLFGLLGTCAVIALGDALGVEDYKHQPTKLAAMEGIWNTTHPPEEPWLLFALPDDAQQKNYLEIGIPYVLTPLVTHSFNTPILGMHQLEEMSGPKIRSGIVALSALKTYSETHSADALALFKAHENDLGYGFLAVQHAPNQDVSAITDADVDQVVKATEPDILPNVFVTFWSFRIMVFLGGYFLVFFAFAALFSLKYTLVKHRWFLRLAVLSIPLPVLATEFGWITAEGGRQPWTVFEKLPTFLSSSSHSVGYMIFSLVGFALLYSIFIVIELFLMFRTARLGPQDYHHETAQTENKKGAFGLNFLNGDR, translated from the coding sequence GTGGACCTTATTAACCCGCAAGTCGTAGACCTGTCGCGCTTCCAGTTCGCGCTGACGGCCCTCTACCACTTCATGTTCGTCCCGCTCACGCTGGGCCTGACATTCATGCTTGCCGCCATTGAGACGGTGTACGTCATCACCGGTCGCAAGATCTACAAGGAGATGACGCAGTTCTGGGGCGGCATCTTCGGCATCAACTTCGCTCTCGGCGTGGCCACCGGCCTGACGATGGAGTTCGAATTCGGCACCAACTGGTCGATGTATTCGCACTTCTTCGGCGACATGTTCGGCACGCCGCTGGCCATTGAAGGCCTGATGGCGTTCTTCCTTGAAGCGACGTTCGTCGGCCTGATGTTCTTCGGCTGGCACCGTCTCAGCAAGGGCGCGCATCTGGCCGTCACCTATCTGGTGGCCCTGGGCTCCAACCTGTCGGCTCTGTGGATCCTGGTCGCCAATGGCGGCATGAACCTGCCCGTCGGCGGCTATTTCGACCCCACCACGATGCGTCTGCAGATCGACAGCTTCGCTGACGTGGTGTTCAATCCCGACGCGCAGGCGAAGTTCGTTCATACTTCCGTCGCCGGTTATGTCTGTGCCGCCATGCTCATCATGGGCATCAGCGCGTTCTACATCCTGCGCCGCCGTCACATGGAGCTGGCCCTGCGCTCTTTCCGCATGGCCACCCTCTTCGGCCTGCTGGGCACCTGTGCAGTCATCGCGCTGGGCGACGCCCTGGGCGTGGAAGACTACAAGCACCAGCCCACCAAGCTCGCGGCCATGGAAGGCATCTGGAACACCACCCATCCGCCCGAAGAACCCTGGCTGCTGTTCGCGCTGCCTGACGATGCGCAGCAGAAGAACTATCTCGAGATCGGCATCCCCTATGTGCTGACCCCGCTGGTAACGCACAGCTTCAACACGCCGATCCTGGGCATGCATCAGCTTGAGGAAATGTCCGGTCCCAAGATCCGCTCGGGCATCGTCGCCCTCAGTGCCCTGAAGACCTACAGCGAGACGCATTCCGCTGACGCCCTGGCCCTGTTCAAGGCGCATGAGAACGATCTCGGCTATGGCTTCCTCGCCGTGCAGCACGCGCCTAACCAGGACGTCTCGGCCATCACCGATGCCGACGTCGACCAGGTCGTCAAGGCCACTGAGCCCGACATCCTGCCCAACGTGTTCGTGACCTTCTGGTCCTTCCGCATCATGGTGTTCCTGGGCGGCTACTTCCTGGTGTTCTTCGCGTTCGCCGCGCTGTTCAGCCTCAAATACACCCTGGTCAAGCACCGCTGGTTCCTGCGTCTTGCCGTGCTCTCCATCCCGCTGCCGGTGCTCGCCACCGAATTCGGCTGGATCACTGCCGAGGGCGGCCGCCAGCCCTGGACCGTGTTCGAAAAACTTCCGACCTTCCTGTCCTCTTCCTCGCACAGCGTCGGTTACATGATCTTCTCGCTGGTGGGCTTTGCTCTGCTCTACAGCATCTTCATCGTGATCGAGCTGTTCCTGATGTTCCGTACGGCACGTCTGGGTCCGCAGGATTATCATCATGAGACTGCTCAGACCGAGAACAAGAAGGGCGCTTTCGGTCTGAACTTCCTGAACGGAGACCGTTGA
- the cydC gene encoding thiol reductant ABC exporter subunit CydC → MNSAAARNHPAQANSLDMKPFLRPMRGLLLLGLALSCLATLSGFGLLFLSGWFLAAAAVAGLGGAAAQNAFNMFTPAAGVRLFALTRILARYLERLATHDAALRATGELRSWSFRRLIPRSVPLVILTRSGDLLSRFVQGTEVVGQYPLDVLLPCLNALLCAVVVVAVTALFAPAAGAVLAIGLMLGGVVLPWLTGLLTARAIEREAAATDVLRSDILECLQGMADLLSCGAAGRRLDSVAARQGEIRQLSFTIALRANLVRQMLPMLAVLAVLAVLLVSDRGFLAGTLQAPELPMLALGCLAAFEIVAPLNEARMARSRFQRAARQVKEVCSLPCPVKEIPEAGLPTGFGLELRDVSFRFLPPGSTKPGRHDRDLLRHLNLRLEEGERVAIVGPSGAGKTTLIRLVMRLLDPTEGQVFLDGVDLRRLTTLELSRPIGVLMQNPHLFQGSLRRNLLIACPQATESDMQQALSVVGLADEVRQMPGGLDTPCGEQGVRLSGGQLRRFAAAQILLRRPRVLVLDEPTESLPPEAGRALMANMLEALPGASVLCITHRPEPLAFMNRVYRLENGRLIAESARPGVAIMVS, encoded by the coding sequence GTGAATTCAGCCGCTGCCAGAAACCACCCCGCACAGGCCAACAGCCTGGACATGAAGCCCTTTCTGCGCCCGATGCGCGGCCTGCTCCTGCTGGGGCTTGCCCTTTCATGCCTGGCCACGCTGTCAGGTTTCGGGCTGCTGTTTCTGTCGGGGTGGTTTCTGGCAGCGGCTGCGGTGGCGGGGCTCGGCGGAGCCGCAGCGCAGAATGCCTTCAACATGTTCACCCCCGCAGCTGGCGTGCGCCTGTTTGCCCTGACGCGTATTCTGGCGCGCTACCTCGAGCGCCTGGCCACGCATGATGCGGCCCTGCGGGCTACGGGTGAGCTGCGCAGCTGGAGCTTCCGTCGGCTCATTCCGCGCTCAGTCCCCCTCGTGATCCTGACCCGCAGCGGTGACCTGCTTTCCCGCTTCGTGCAGGGCACCGAAGTGGTGGGACAATATCCGCTTGATGTTCTGCTTCCCTGCCTCAACGCCCTTCTCTGTGCGGTGGTGGTGGTTGCGGTAACGGCCCTGTTCGCCCCTGCAGCAGGTGCTGTGCTGGCGATCGGGCTCATGCTCGGGGGCGTGGTTCTGCCCTGGCTGACCGGTCTGCTGACCGCGCGGGCCATCGAGAGGGAAGCGGCTGCTACCGATGTGTTGCGCAGCGACATCCTCGAATGTCTTCAGGGGATGGCCGACCTGCTGAGTTGCGGGGCTGCCGGGCGCAGGCTGGATAGTGTCGCCGCGCGGCAGGGAGAGATCCGCCAGCTGAGCTTCACGATCGCCCTGCGCGCCAATCTGGTGCGCCAGATGCTGCCCATGCTCGCTGTGCTGGCGGTGCTCGCTGTGCTGCTGGTCAGTGACCGCGGCTTCCTGGCCGGCACCCTGCAGGCGCCCGAGCTGCCCATGCTGGCCCTGGGATGTCTGGCGGCATTCGAGATCGTCGCCCCGCTGAACGAGGCGCGCATGGCCCGTAGCCGGTTCCAGCGCGCCGCCCGGCAGGTGAAAGAGGTATGTTCCCTTCCCTGCCCCGTCAAAGAGATTCCCGAAGCCGGGCTTCCCACAGGCTTCGGGTTGGAACTGCGTGATGTCAGCTTCCGTTTTCTCCCGCCCGGCTCAACAAAGCCGGGCCGGCACGACCGCGACCTCCTGCGCCATCTCAACCTCCGTCTGGAGGAAGGGGAGCGCGTGGCAATCGTCGGGCCGTCGGGAGCTGGCAAAACCACCCTTATCCGGCTGGTCATGCGGCTGCTTGACCCCACTGAAGGCCAGGTTTTCCTGGACGGTGTGGACCTGCGGCGCCTGACCACCCTGGAACTGTCGCGCCCGATCGGCGTGCTGATGCAGAATCCGCATCTGTTTCAGGGAAGTCTGCGCCGGAATCTTCTCATCGCCTGCCCGCAGGCCACAGAAAGCGATATGCAGCAGGCGCTCTCTGTGGTAGGGCTGGCCGATGAAGTGCGCCAGATGCCTGGCGGTCTCGACACGCCTTGCGGTGAGCAGGGCGTTCGACTTTCAGGCGGGCAGTTGAGGCGCTTCGCTGCAGCGCAGATTCTCCTGCGGCGCCCCCGCGTTCTCGTCCTTGACGAACCGACCGAAAGCCTTCCTCCCGAAGCCGGTCGCGCGTTGATGGCGAACATGCTGGAGGCGTTGCCTGGAGCCAGCGTGCTCTGCATCACCCACCGGCCGGAACCCCTGGCCTTCATGAACAGGGTGTACCGGTTGGAAAATGGGCGGCTGATTGCTGAATCAGCTCGCCCGGGAGTTGCCATCATGGTTTCGTGA
- a CDS encoding amino acid permease: MPPSDVPDVFPAPPSFLTPPAIRQARRKAQLATLHVTMISIGGIIGAGLFVGTSATISAAGPGVMLSYVAAGVVVWLVMQLLGLLAISARGRGSFVSHIARILGPRAAFMTGWAYAFLWAVTAGAQAVAGGLVVHALCAIPPLWAALGFIALAWAVNRMALRYYGHAETGLSALKLIFLACFIIGGVAWVACSAHPFQQVAGNIFGHGGIFPLGLWAVVAAIPMIMQSFAGCEISVIAATDSERPLRSIVRTMRRLPLYMLFFFAGSVLVILALLPWNDVQPGSSPFLEVMQRLGLPFAAGAAATVTLLAVLSCLNSSVYVVARVLEELSACQLAPAWLQHRAGGQRLWATRLTTLLEVLIVLWAAGSPKGAYPLLLGASGGLILFVYFMVALAAWRAGIGKYWGSVTTALLFTVVVLMFFLPSTRLEACLSLGLVGGLGLVARLCVPAGQATCVK; encoded by the coding sequence TTGCCCCCATCTGATGTCCCGGACGTTTTTCCTGCGCCCCCCTCATTCCTGACACCGCCAGCTATTCGTCAGGCACGGCGCAAAGCGCAGCTGGCCACGCTGCACGTGACCATGATCTCCATCGGCGGCATCATCGGGGCGGGGCTGTTTGTCGGCACTTCCGCCACAATCAGCGCAGCGGGGCCGGGGGTGATGCTTTCCTACGTGGCTGCCGGAGTGGTGGTATGGCTGGTAATGCAGCTTTTGGGCCTGCTGGCTATCAGTGCGCGCGGTCGCGGTTCTTTTGTGTCGCATATTGCGCGTATTCTCGGGCCGCGGGCCGCGTTCATGACCGGCTGGGCCTATGCCTTTCTCTGGGCTGTGACGGCCGGAGCGCAGGCAGTGGCGGGGGGACTGGTGGTCCATGCCCTTTGCGCCATACCGCCCCTCTGGGCGGCATTGGGCTTCATCGCCCTGGCCTGGGCGGTCAATCGCATGGCGTTACGTTATTATGGCCATGCTGAAACGGGACTGTCGGCACTCAAGCTGATATTCCTGGCCTGTTTCATCATCGGGGGCGTGGCGTGGGTGGCCTGCAGTGCCCATCCGTTCCAACAGGTGGCGGGAAACATTTTCGGCCATGGGGGCATTTTCCCTCTCGGCCTGTGGGCGGTCGTGGCAGCCATTCCGATGATCATGCAGAGCTTTGCAGGCTGCGAGATCTCCGTTATCGCCGCCACTGACAGTGAACGCCCATTGCGCAGCATCGTGCGCACCATGCGCCGCCTACCCTTGTATATGCTGTTTTTCTTCGCAGGCTCTGTGCTGGTGATCCTGGCCTTGCTGCCCTGGAATGATGTGCAACCCGGTAGCTCGCCCTTTCTGGAAGTCATGCAGCGCCTGGGTCTGCCCTTTGCGGCCGGGGCCGCAGCGACAGTCACCCTGCTGGCCGTGCTTTCCTGCCTTAACTCATCGGTTTATGTGGTGGCACGTGTTCTTGAGGAACTCAGTGCCTGTCAGCTCGCGCCGGCCTGGCTGCAGCACAGGGCCGGTGGGCAGAGGCTCTGGGCAACGCGCCTGACGACACTGCTGGAAGTACTGATCGTCCTCTGGGCGGCAGGCTCGCCAAAAGGGGCTTATCCGCTCCTGCTTGGCGCTTCAGGCGGACTGATCCTGTTCGTGTATTTCATGGTGGCCCTGGCCGCCTGGCGTGCGGGTATCGGGAAATACTGGGGTAGCGTGACGACGGCGTTGCTTTTCACCGTGGTAGTCCTGATGTTTTTTCTGCCAAGCACCCGGCTTGAGGCCTGTTTGTCCCTCGGCCTGGTCGGGGGGCTGGGGTTGGTTGCTCGCCTCTGTGTGCCTGCAGGCCAGGCGACTTGCGTGAAGTGA
- the cydB gene encoding cytochrome d ubiquinol oxidase subunit II, translated as MTCYVVFKLIWTGLLGVLLSLVGLMVGMDMGVGTLLRWVGRNNEERREALNIIGPHWEGNQVWFVLGGGAVFAAFPTLYGTSFSVFYIVMILLLFSMILRPVAFDYRSKVNSATWRDWWDWAFFISGFVPMFIFGAAMGNVLEGVGYHFLWDGQYIQDENFLSYLFNPFAILCGLMSVALGIQGGGAILMIHGIQPIYGRARAAAVPAGIIAAILFVIGGFWVSRINGFHMINKVDMSMPANPLYGQEVGRGVGDLLLNFHHFPILWALPAMALFGMLGSSLMLRANKPLVAWWLGVFTWLGTIGTVGAALFPFLMPSTTAPNQSLSAWNATGSEYGLICMALVAAIFVPTIFCYTAWSYWVTRGKVTPKTVAEDSHSY; from the coding sequence ATGACCTGCTACGTCGTTTTCAAACTGATCTGGACGGGGCTGCTCGGCGTTCTGCTGTCCCTTGTCGGCCTGATGGTCGGCATGGACATGGGCGTCGGCACGCTGCTTCGCTGGGTCGGTCGCAACAATGAAGAGCGCCGCGAGGCCCTCAACATCATCGGCCCGCACTGGGAAGGCAATCAGGTGTGGTTCGTGCTGGGCGGCGGCGCCGTCTTCGCGGCGTTCCCCACCCTGTACGGCACGTCCTTCTCCGTCTTCTACATCGTCATGATTCTGCTGCTGTTCAGCATGATCCTGCGTCCGGTCGCTTTCGACTACCGCTCGAAAGTCAACAGCGCCACCTGGCGTGACTGGTGGGATTGGGCCTTCTTTATCTCCGGCTTCGTGCCGATGTTCATCTTCGGCGCCGCCATGGGCAACGTGCTCGAAGGTGTGGGGTACCACTTCCTGTGGGACGGCCAGTACATTCAGGATGAGAACTTCCTCAGCTACCTTTTCAATCCGTTCGCAATCCTGTGCGGACTGATGTCAGTGGCGCTGGGTATTCAGGGGGGCGGTGCGATCCTGATGATCCACGGCATCCAGCCGATCTACGGTCGTGCCCGTGCTGCTGCGGTGCCGGCTGGCATCATCGCTGCCATCCTGTTCGTGATCGGCGGGTTCTGGGTCAGCCGCATCAACGGCTTCCACATGATCAACAAAGTGGACATGAGCATGCCCGCCAACCCGCTGTACGGCCAGGAAGTCGGTCGTGGCGTAGGTGACCTGCTGCTCAACTTCCACCACTTCCCCATCCTGTGGGCGCTGCCGGCCATGGCCCTGTTCGGCATGCTGGGCTCTTCGCTCATGCTGCGCGCCAACAAGCCGCTGGTCGCCTGGTGGCTGGGTGTTTTCACGTGGCTTGGCACCATCGGAACCGTGGGCGCTGCGCTCTTCCCGTTCCTGATGCCCTCCACCACGGCCCCGAACCAGAGCCTCAGCGCCTGGAATGCAACGGGCAGTGAATACGGCCTGATCTGCATGGCTCTCGTCGCCGCGATCTTCGTGCCCACAATCTTCTGCTACACCGCCTGGAGCTACTGGGTGACGCGTGGCAAAGTGACGCCCAAGACCGTCGCTGAAGATTCCCACAGCTACTGA
- a CDS encoding methionine ABC transporter permease — translation MSPLIVKLIWQSTLQTLEMVFASTAIAVAVGLPLAVFLIATGPAKLYRLPVLPRLIGLLVDAARAVPFIILLVVLIPVTRFIAGTSLGTAAAIVPLSIAAIPYFARIAEVALAEVDPGLIDAVRAMGGTRLSIIRSVLLPEAMPGLIGGLTVTLITMVGASAMAGMIGAGGLGDLAIRYGYQRYNTTVMIWVVVVLIVMVCLMQWGGNALARRLRR, via the coding sequence ATGTCCCCTCTGATCGTTAAGCTCATCTGGCAAAGCACGCTCCAGACGCTGGAAATGGTCTTCGCCTCCACCGCTATCGCGGTTGCGGTCGGGCTGCCACTGGCCGTTTTTCTCATCGCCACCGGTCCCGCGAAGCTGTACCGCCTGCCGGTTCTGCCGCGCCTGATCGGGCTTCTGGTTGATGCCGCGCGCGCCGTGCCGTTCATCATCCTGCTGGTGGTGCTTATTCCCGTCACGCGCTTCATCGCCGGCACCTCCCTGGGTACAGCAGCTGCCATCGTTCCGCTCTCGATCGCGGCTATTCCCTATTTCGCCCGCATTGCCGAGGTTGCGCTGGCAGAGGTGGATCCAGGCCTGATCGATGCCGTCCGCGCCATGGGTGGCACGCGCCTGAGCATCATCCGCTCCGTGCTGCTGCCTGAAGCCATGCCGGGCCTTATCGGCGGGCTGACGGTCACGCTCATCACCATGGTCGGCGCTTCAGCCATGGCAGGCATGATCGGCGCGGGGGGGCTGGGCGATCTGGCCATCCGTTACGGCTACCAGCGTTACAACACCACCGTCATGATCTGGGTGGTGGTGGTGCTGATTGTCATGGTGTGCCTGATGCAATGGGGCGGCAATGCCCTGGCGCGGCGTCTGCGTCGCTGA
- a CDS encoding MetQ/NlpA family ABC transporter substrate-binding protein, translating to MTRFPDSDSAVPEILSQQHSGFPRRRLLQTLALSALGLFIGHSLAGAQASEAPAPLNPPKTLRIGIMSGEDEDIWAVVAKNAAREGLRLKIVPFSDYTAPNQALDEHDIDANAFQHLPYLQAQNKAHNYHFVPVGNTFFQPIGLYSHHYHAPADLPHGARIGLPNDPSNEGRALRMLQAMGLISVAPEAGLFPTALDVSTNPHDLQFQELDAGVIGRSLPDLDAAVVNTDWAYKAGIDVRKDRIGTETMKDNPYVNFIAVNASDAKAPWVPLLVRAFQQPDVRAEIEKVYHGTTVPGWTEAGQEAATTAEGPGSDGKTPS from the coding sequence ATGACTCGTTTTCCCGATTCCGATTCCGCTGTACCGGAAATCCTGTCGCAGCAGCACAGTGGTTTTCCCCGGCGCCGGTTGCTGCAGACCCTGGCCCTGAGCGCGCTAGGCCTGTTCATCGGCCACTCCCTGGCAGGCGCGCAGGCTTCTGAGGCACCGGCACCCCTCAACCCGCCGAAAACACTGCGGATCGGCATCATGTCGGGCGAGGATGAAGACATCTGGGCCGTGGTGGCGAAAAATGCCGCCAGAGAAGGGCTCCGGCTGAAAATCGTGCCGTTCTCTGATTACACGGCCCCCAACCAGGCTCTGGATGAGCACGATATCGACGCGAATGCCTTTCAGCACTTGCCTTACCTGCAGGCCCAGAACAAGGCCCACAACTATCATTTCGTCCCGGTCGGCAACACATTCTTCCAGCCCATCGGGCTGTATTCCCACCACTATCATGCGCCTGCCGACCTGCCGCACGGCGCGCGGATCGGGCTGCCCAACGATCCGAGCAATGAAGGGCGCGCCCTGCGGATGCTGCAGGCAATGGGGCTGATTTCTGTTGCGCCGGAAGCCGGATTGTTCCCCACCGCACTCGATGTCAGCACCAATCCCCATGACCTGCAGTTTCAGGAGCTGGATGCCGGTGTCATCGGGCGGTCGCTTCCCGACCTCGATGCGGCCGTCGTCAACACGGACTGGGCTTACAAGGCCGGAATTGACGTCAGGAAAGACCGGATCGGCACGGAGACGATGAAGGACAATCCTTACGTCAACTTCATCGCCGTCAATGCCTCAGACGCGAAAGCACCCTGGGTGCCCCTGCTGGTCCGCGCCTTCCAGCAACCTGACGTGCGGGCTGAGATTGAAAAGGTTTATCACGGTACCACCGTACCGGGCTGGACAGAAGCGGGACAGGAGGCTGCAACCACTGCTGAAGGGCCCGGCAGTGACGGAAAGACGCCTTCATGA